Proteins encoded by one window of Mercenaria mercenaria strain notata chromosome 4, MADL_Memer_1, whole genome shotgun sequence:
- the LOC123552552 gene encoding protein rolling stone-like, which translates to LKEEFQLRKFGFGHDYPSLFVIPQCFSANLYIPWAVFWALFYTTHLALEVYYYPDLGAKYFIYVTNISYLMQSAFVFTDLFVTIYVNVKRKDIRNGDSTGLTWYVKLQWLLFNVTNSFSLLASIVYYTLLKVEFTYSSIYTHLSSVYTILGLLFSAKPVQLLHFYQPMIPAVVYVVFSIIYHNSGGERIYPILDW; encoded by the exons cttaaagaGGAATTTCAATTGAGAAAATTTGGTTTCGGTCATGACTATCCTTCATTGTTTGTTATACCTCAG TGTTTTTCTGCTAACCTGTATATACCCTGGGCAGTATTTTGGGCTTTGTTCTACACGACACATTTGGCTTTGGAAGTTTACTACTATCCGGATTTGGGTGCGAAGTACTTCATATATGtgacaaatatttcatatttaatgcAGTCTGCCTTTGTCTTTACTGATCTCTTCGTTACTATCTACGTCAATGTAAAGAGAAAGGATATCAGGAATG GAGACTCAACAGGGCTTACCTGGTATGTCAAGTTACAGTGGCTTTTGTTTAACGTCACCAACTCATTTTCTTTGCTTGCCAGTATCGTATACTACACACTGCTGAAAGTCG AATTCACTTACAGCAGCATATATACACATCTCAGCTCCGTGTACACTATTCTTGGCTTATTGTTCTCCGCAAAGCCTGTACAACTGCTCCACTTTTATCAACCAATGATTCCAGCTGTTGTATACGTCGTGTTTTCAATCATCTACCATAATTCTGGCGGGGAACGTATATACCCAATCTTAGACTGGTGA
- the LOC123552554 gene encoding 60S ribosomal protein L10a-like, which translates to MSKISRDNLQEAISTVVKSSKKKRRHFTESVELQIALKNYDPQKDKRFAGTVRLMHVPKPKMKVCILGDQVHIDQAKANELPCMDADALKKLNKDKKLVKKLAKKYSAFIASDTLIKQIPKLLGPGLNRAGKFPTPMSHQDSMMNKVEETRATIKFQLKKVLCLATCVGHLKMTEEQLYQNISLAINFLVSLLKKNWQNVRALYIKSTMGKAQRIY; encoded by the exons TAAGATCAGCAGAGACAACTTACAGGAGGCAATTTCTACTGTTGTGAAGAGCTCAAAGAAGAAGAGGAGACATTTTACCGAATCTGTTGAACTCCAGATTGCGTTGAAGAATTATGACCCTCAAAAGGACAAGCGTTTTGCTGGCACCGTCAG GCTGATGCATGTACCAAAACCGAAGATGAAGGTGTGTATCCTTGGAGACCAGGTACACATTGATCAGGCAAAGGCCAATGAACTCCCATGTATGGATGCTGATGCCCTGAAGAAACTGAATAAGGACAAAAAGCTTGTCAAGAAACTAG CCAAGAAGTACAGTGCTTTTATTGCCTCTGACACCCTGATTAAACAGATCCCTAAGCTCTTGGGACCTGGTCTGAACAGAGCTGGCAAATTCCCTACACCCATGTCTCATCAGGACTCTATGATGAACAAGGTAGAAGAGACCAGAGCCACCATCAAGTTTCAGCTGAAGAAG GTACTGTGTTTAGCCACTTGTGTGGGTCACTTGAAGATGACTGAAGAACAATTGTACCAAAACATCTCTCTGGCTATCAACTTCCTGGTGTCTTTATTGAAGAAGAACTGGCAAAACGTGAGGGCGCTCTACATCAAGAGTACCATGGGCAAGGCACAGAGAATCTACTAA